A region from the Thermococcus sp. Bubb.Bath genome encodes:
- a CDS encoding cobalamin B12-binding domain-containing protein — MVERSKVRVVIAKPGLDGHDRGAKVVARALKDAGYEVIYTGIRQTPEQIVETVIQEDAPVLGISILSGAHMVLIPKILKLLEEKGLKVNEDVVVFAGGIIPPDDAEELKKMGVAEVFGPGTPLSKTIEFVDRAVENLKRFNA; from the coding sequence ATGGTCGAGCGCTCGAAAGTCCGCGTTGTCATTGCGAAGCCGGGTCTGGATGGCCACGACCGCGGCGCAAAGGTCGTCGCGAGGGCCCTCAAGGACGCAGGTTACGAGGTCATCTACACGGGTATAAGACAGACCCCTGAGCAGATCGTTGAGACGGTGATCCAGGAGGACGCTCCAGTTCTTGGCATTAGCATCCTCTCCGGTGCCCACATGGTTCTGATTCCCAAGATACTTAAACTCCTTGAGGAGAAGGGTCTGAAGGTGAACGAGGACGTCGTGGTTTTCGCAGGGGGAATAATCCCGCCCGACGACGCAGAGGAGCTCAAAAAGATGGGCGTTGCAGAGGTTTTTGGGCCTGGAACGCCACTGAGCAAGACGATAGAGTTCGTTGACAGAGCGGTCGAGAACCTCAAGAGGTTCAATGCTTAA